One window of the Acaryochloris sp. CCMEE 5410 genome contains the following:
- a CDS encoding CsbD family protein, whose translation MSTEDRAKATAKNIEGKAQEALGNVTGDPEDQAAGKAKQAEAGVRHATEDAKDKVKEAID comes from the coding sequence ATGAGTACTGAAGATAGAGCAAAAGCCACAGCCAAAAATATCGAAGGTAAGGCTCAAGAAGCCTTAGGAAATGTGACAGGCGATCCGGAAGATCAAGCCGCTGGCAAAGCCAAGCAGGCAGAAGCAGGAGTTCGTCATGCAACTGAAGATGCAAAAGACAAAGTCAAAGAAGCGATCGACTAA
- a CDS encoding DUF1328 domain-containing protein — MLNLTLTFLVVALIAAFLGFSGIAASAAAIAKILFYIFIVCFILSFLFGLTKRV; from the coding sequence ATGCTCAATTTAACTCTGACATTTCTGGTAGTTGCCTTAATCGCCGCCTTTCTTGGGTTTAGTGGTATTGCTGCCAGTGCCGCTGCGATCGCAAAAATCCTGTTCTACATTTTTATCGTCTGTTTTATTCTTTCGTTCTTGTTTGGTCTGACCAAACGGGTTTAG
- a CDS encoding DUF1206 domain-containing protein yields the protein MDSLQQQPYGPGLLALVAVGLMAYGVHMGLQARYRRIKLPDLRGGCRGLSRFFTG from the coding sequence CTGGATTCGCTTCAACAACAACCCTACGGACCAGGCTTGTTGGCACTGGTGGCCGTAGGGTTGATGGCTTACGGAGTCCACATGGGACTTCAGGCTCGATATCGTCGGATTAAGCTGCCAGACTTAAGGGGTGGGTGCCGAGGACTCAGTAGGTTCTTCACTGGTTGA
- a CDS encoding response regulator yields MESSSLPHNQNIVLSNSGLTPQKRRPLVLVIEDDPDNLLLLYHLVTSLGCDVLLAKGGKVGLTMVKESLPDLILLDIVMPHLSGFDVLQHLRKLPQAESVPVVAVTGLATSEEKQQLLQAGCCGYLCKPYLIESLENLICQHASLHPPLTKPLNFPIGA; encoded by the coding sequence ATGGAATCCTCTTCGTTACCCCATAACCAAAATATTGTCCTATCGAATAGCGGCTTAACTCCCCAGAAGCGACGCCCTTTAGTCTTAGTGATTGAAGATGATCCAGATAATCTTCTGTTGCTATATCACTTAGTCACAAGCCTGGGATGTGATGTCTTGCTAGCAAAGGGGGGGAAAGTGGGTCTAACCATGGTCAAAGAATCCTTGCCAGATCTAATCTTGCTCGATATCGTCATGCCTCATTTGAGTGGGTTTGACGTTCTCCAGCACCTGAGGAAACTGCCCCAAGCTGAATCTGTACCTGTTGTTGCAGTTACGGGCTTGGCAACTTCGGAAGAGAAACAACAGTTGTTACAGGCAGGCTGTTGTGGCTATCTGTGTAAGCCCTATCTGATTGAATCGTTAGAAAATCTCATTTGCCAGCATGCCTCCCTTCACCCCCCATTGACTAAACCCTTGAATTTTCCGATTGGAGCATAA
- a CDS encoding DUF2294 domain-containing protein, with amino-acid sequence MASDTPTKGQLERSLSQKVLALYRNQLGQQPSKVSCQLCDEKWIIILEDSLTPPEQILAQGGQEDLAEEVRTNLDDFMKPKLKSLVEEVSGVNVTDLLSDVTLESGLTGIIAMLEKTPMVRSTS; translated from the coding sequence ATGGCATCAGACACTCCCACCAAAGGGCAGCTAGAACGTTCTCTTTCTCAGAAAGTACTGGCGTTATATCGCAATCAATTAGGTCAACAACCGAGCAAAGTGAGCTGCCAGCTCTGTGACGAGAAATGGATCATCATCTTGGAAGATTCCTTAACCCCGCCCGAACAAATTTTGGCTCAGGGGGGGCAAGAGGACTTAGCTGAAGAAGTTCGGACGAATCTAGATGATTTTATGAAACCGAAGCTAAAAAGCCTCGTGGAAGAAGTCTCAGGCGTTAATGTGACTGATTTGCTCAGCGATGTCACTTTGGAGTCTGGACTCACTGGCATTATTGCCATGCTAGAGAAGACGCCAATGGTGCGGAGCACGTCATAA
- a CDS encoding amidohydrolase family protein, with amino-acid sequence MALENSHPQQIIWAGTALPNPHVPAQSNFGVCVEGNRIVAAGLHQELTDRYPDTPQTGGDHLLLMPALVNSHDHGRAIGTGSFGIADDLLEIWLLQLGAQPALDPYLAAAFDGLQLLKSGVGTVSHSHNPRNWQTLETEANQTIQGYRDVGIRVAFHPPIVDQNPIAYDSEAFHRHLPANLRSLIEPTDASSVLSTQDYFCLCHNLYNRFHDDQQHTVQIHVSPAGGQWCSDPLLLEAVEFAQQHQTRVQMHRA; translated from the coding sequence TTGGCGTTAGAGAATTCCCATCCTCAGCAGATTATTTGGGCTGGAACAGCACTACCCAACCCGCATGTTCCGGCTCAATCCAATTTTGGTGTTTGTGTTGAGGGGAATCGAATTGTCGCTGCTGGGTTACATCAGGAACTAACGGACCGTTATCCTGATACTCCACAAACGGGTGGTGATCACCTCCTGCTGATGCCAGCACTGGTGAATAGTCATGACCATGGTCGTGCCATTGGCACAGGATCCTTTGGAATCGCCGATGACTTACTCGAAATTTGGTTGCTCCAGTTAGGGGCTCAGCCCGCCCTTGATCCCTATCTTGCAGCAGCCTTTGATGGGCTACAGCTATTGAAATCTGGAGTAGGGACTGTCTCCCACAGCCACAATCCCCGTAACTGGCAAACCCTAGAAACTGAGGCAAATCAGACGATTCAAGGCTATCGAGATGTGGGCATTCGAGTTGCCTTCCATCCCCCTATTGTCGATCAAAACCCTATTGCCTATGACTCAGAAGCTTTTCACCGACATTTACCGGCAAACCTACGATCTTTGATCGAGCCAACCGATGCTTCCTCGGTTTTATCTACTCAAGATTATTTTTGTTTATGCCACAACCTCTACAATCGTTTTCACGATGATCAGCAGCATACTGTTCAAATCCATGTCAGCCCTGCAGGTGGGCAATGGTGTAGCGATCCATTACTTCTGGAAGCAGTTGAATTTGCCCAACAGCACCAAACTCGGGTGCAAATGCATCGGGCGTAG
- a CDS encoding amidohydrolase family protein — MTRFSLSHTSPILCLRPMHLLETCYQRQYAYRRWGKSFVQHLDEIGVLGPWLTCAHMVWVDEADLALLAERGVGIAHNPSSNLRLRSGIAPIAAMSQAGITLGIGLDGHGLDDDQDYLREMRLAWTLGNQPRASSPSLEAQTIWQMGTVGGRRITLGEDIPLGCLAKNEMADLVLVDWGAIQGMWLLPAPDGLLRRATRQHVKHVMVNGDWVIWDGQSSQINEGEIIARLQEQLGQQNIAELEGQAKDSRSLAHYLRSFYAEWDNQ; from the coding sequence TTGACCCGTTTTTCTTTGAGCCATACATCCCCGATTCTGTGCTTACGCCCAATGCATCTCTTGGAGACTTGCTATCAACGACAATATGCCTACCGTCGTTGGGGGAAAAGTTTTGTCCAACATCTAGATGAAATAGGTGTGCTCGGTCCCTGGTTGACTTGTGCCCATATGGTTTGGGTAGACGAAGCGGATTTAGCCCTCTTAGCAGAACGAGGAGTTGGCATCGCCCATAACCCCAGCAGTAATTTGCGACTCAGGAGCGGCATCGCCCCCATCGCAGCGATGAGCCAGGCCGGGATTACCCTAGGGATTGGTTTAGATGGCCATGGCTTAGATGATGATCAAGATTATCTGCGGGAAATGAGATTGGCTTGGACCCTGGGCAATCAACCCAGAGCGTCCTCGCCCAGCCTAGAAGCACAGACCATTTGGCAGATGGGCACCGTAGGCGGCAGACGGATTACGTTAGGGGAGGATATTCCCCTTGGCTGCTTGGCCAAGAACGAAATGGCAGATCTCGTGCTCGTTGATTGGGGAGCCATTCAAGGCATGTGGCTCTTGCCAGCCCCTGATGGACTGCTTCGTAGAGCAACCCGTCAACATGTTAAGCATGTCATGGTGAATGGAGACTGGGTGATTTGGGATGGGCAATCCAGTCAAATAAACGAAGGAGAAATCATTGCTCGCTTGCAGGAACAGCTTGGGCAGCAGAATATCGCTGAATTAGAGGGGCAAGCCAAGGATAGCCGTTCTCTAGCTCACTATCTGCGGAGTTTCTATGCTGAGTGGGATAACCAATAA
- a CDS encoding ATP-dependent RecD-like DNA helicase, producing MSYEAAHPTHPPTEQLQGVVERLTYHSDESGYTVARFKAPRTRELITIVGSFANIQAGQTLQVQGIWRDHPKYGAQFQVKQYQETKPATLTGIEKYLGSGLIKGVGPVTAKRIVAHFGLETLDIIENQIERLAEVPGIAKKRVKLIQTAWDSQKTIKEVMVFLQGHGVSTTYAVKIFKQYGDEAIDIVTQNPYRLATDVYGIGFITADQIARSLGIPPHSEYRYRSGLLHVLSESADEGHCYLPQPELIERAVKRLALPEYQPKPDQVEYLIHAMVADAQLIVEQVEREDATELLCYAPPFFRAEFHLSRRLLQLLANPLEVDQGRVRRWLDRFMAQTGVNLSEQQQQAVELAASQRVVILTGGPGTGKTFTTRTIVALWKAMGKEIVLASPTGRAAQRLSEVTGHEAKTIHRLLEFDPKTMKFQRDVDYPIPADAVVIDEASMLDLFLANSLIKAIDTNAQLLLVGDTDQLPSVGPGNVLLDLITAQRIPVMELTEVFRQAQASQIIQNAHQINQGKFPHLESVSPAPKTDCLWLGAPEPEQGQQAIQELINDLIPQLGYVAARDVQVLCPMTRGEVGTRKLNQILQALINPPSPNKAELTRGGLILRVGDRVLQQVNDYNREVFNGDMGVIEAINLEEVAVTVRYAERSVSYDLTDLNEIGLAWAVTIHKSQGSEYPVVILPMYMQHYIMLSRNLLYTGLTRAKKLAILVGPKNAISMAIRQVKDKQRYTLLDQRLSLVAQ from the coding sequence ATGTCCTACGAGGCCGCCCATCCTACTCATCCCCCGACCGAACAGTTACAAGGGGTCGTAGAGCGGCTAACCTATCATTCCGACGAATCGGGATATACCGTGGCCCGCTTCAAAGCTCCTAGAACCCGTGAGTTAATCACGATTGTGGGTAGCTTTGCCAATATCCAAGCGGGCCAAACCCTGCAAGTCCAAGGGATTTGGCGGGACCATCCTAAATACGGCGCTCAATTTCAAGTCAAACAATATCAAGAAACGAAACCCGCTACCCTGACGGGGATTGAAAAATACCTCGGGAGTGGCTTAATCAAGGGCGTTGGTCCGGTCACCGCCAAGCGCATCGTCGCTCATTTTGGCCTAGAGACCCTGGATATTATTGAGAACCAGATTGAGCGCCTAGCTGAAGTTCCTGGCATCGCTAAAAAGCGAGTCAAATTAATTCAGACCGCTTGGGATAGCCAGAAAACCATCAAAGAGGTGATGGTCTTTCTCCAGGGCCATGGCGTCTCCACTACTTATGCCGTCAAAATTTTTAAGCAGTATGGTGACGAAGCCATCGACATCGTCACCCAGAACCCCTATCGACTGGCAACGGATGTCTATGGCATTGGCTTTATCACTGCCGATCAAATTGCCCGTAGTTTGGGCATCCCTCCCCACTCGGAGTATCGCTATCGCAGTGGCCTCTTACATGTCCTCAGCGAGTCCGCCGATGAAGGGCATTGCTATCTACCTCAACCGGAGCTGATCGAACGGGCCGTCAAGCGATTGGCCCTCCCGGAGTATCAACCCAAGCCCGATCAAGTGGAATATCTGATTCATGCCATGGTTGCGGACGCTCAGCTGATTGTTGAACAGGTTGAACGGGAGGATGCAACGGAACTGCTGTGTTATGCCCCTCCCTTCTTTCGAGCAGAGTTTCATCTCTCCCGCCGATTACTCCAATTACTCGCTAATCCCCTGGAAGTCGATCAGGGGCGAGTCCGCCGTTGGCTCGATCGGTTTATGGCCCAAACGGGGGTTAATCTCTCGGAACAACAGCAGCAGGCCGTAGAGTTGGCCGCTAGCCAGCGAGTCGTGATCCTCACGGGTGGACCTGGAACAGGCAAAACCTTCACCACCCGAACCATTGTCGCCCTCTGGAAAGCAATGGGGAAAGAAATCGTACTGGCCTCTCCCACCGGACGAGCCGCGCAGCGACTGAGCGAAGTCACGGGCCACGAAGCCAAAACCATCCATCGCCTCTTAGAGTTTGATCCTAAAACCATGAAGTTTCAGCGGGATGTAGACTACCCCATTCCTGCTGATGCAGTGGTGATTGATGAGGCATCCATGTTGGATCTGTTCCTCGCTAATTCTTTGATTAAAGCCATTGATACCAACGCCCAACTGTTGCTTGTGGGGGATACGGATCAGCTACCCAGTGTCGGTCCTGGGAATGTGCTGCTGGATCTGATTACCGCCCAGCGGATTCCCGTCATGGAACTAACGGAGGTTTTTCGCCAAGCTCAAGCCAGTCAAATTATTCAAAATGCCCATCAGATTAACCAAGGTAAGTTCCCTCATCTAGAATCTGTCAGCCCTGCGCCCAAGACGGATTGTCTCTGGCTGGGGGCACCTGAGCCGGAGCAGGGGCAGCAGGCCATCCAAGAACTCATCAACGATCTGATTCCGCAATTGGGATATGTGGCGGCACGAGATGTGCAGGTCCTTTGTCCTATGACGAGAGGGGAGGTGGGAACTCGCAAGCTGAACCAAATCCTGCAAGCGTTGATTAATCCCCCTAGTCCGAATAAGGCTGAGTTAACCCGAGGGGGACTCATTCTTAGGGTGGGTGACCGCGTACTTCAGCAGGTCAATGATTACAACCGCGAGGTTTTCAATGGCGATATGGGGGTGATTGAGGCGATCAATCTGGAAGAGGTCGCCGTGACGGTTCGGTATGCAGAGCGGTCTGTTTCCTATGATTTGACTGACTTAAATGAAATCGGGTTAGCCTGGGCCGTCACGATTCATAAGAGCCAAGGGTCGGAATATCCCGTTGTAATCTTGCCTATGTATATGCAGCATTACATTATGCTGAGCCGCAATCTACTTTATACGGGTTTGACAAGGGCTAAGAAACTGGCGATTCTAGTGGGTCCCAAAAATGCAATAAGCATGGCGATTCGGCAGGTGAAGGATAAGCAGCGATATACCTTGCTCGATCAACGGTTGAGCCTTGTTGCTCAGTGA
- a CDS encoding VOC family protein — protein MGLQDQIGSFCWWSLMTKDVPKANEFYHQLFDWQLSEMEIPGHDNATIYAAGKGGFANPVPIENDFPFPSHWIAYITVANVEQACQQAEKLGGKVSVPTFEIPSVGHTAVINDPVGSAFHVFTPEQDSDDLNMIGNGPGEVCWMELLVDDPTPALPFYSELFGWQFSAPMPMNGGDYYIAKVNGEDVGGIMKRPPDVPQMPPVWMNYFSVNSVDQWSNKVQSLGGKIVVPKTEIPGTGFFACMEDPTGAHSYLFELAR, from the coding sequence ATGGGTTTACAGGATCAAATCGGCAGTTTTTGCTGGTGGAGTTTAATGACAAAGGATGTGCCAAAAGCAAATGAGTTTTATCATCAGCTCTTTGATTGGCAGTTGAGTGAAATGGAAATTCCCGGCCATGACAATGCCACGATTTACGCTGCGGGGAAAGGTGGATTTGCTAATCCGGTCCCCATCGAGAACGACTTTCCGTTTCCTAGCCACTGGATTGCCTACATCACCGTTGCCAATGTCGAGCAAGCCTGTCAGCAGGCGGAAAAGTTGGGGGGTAAGGTCAGTGTTCCTACCTTTGAGATTCCATCCGTGGGCCACACTGCGGTGATCAATGATCCGGTTGGCTCCGCTTTTCATGTCTTCACCCCAGAGCAGGACAGTGACGATCTGAATATGATCGGCAATGGTCCTGGAGAGGTTTGCTGGATGGAACTTCTAGTCGATGATCCGACTCCCGCTTTGCCCTTCTACTCCGAACTCTTTGGTTGGCAGTTTTCCGCTCCTATGCCTATGAACGGTGGAGACTATTACATCGCCAAGGTGAATGGTGAGGATGTGGGTGGGATTATGAAACGACCACCAGATGTGCCCCAGATGCCCCCCGTTTGGATGAACTACTTTTCCGTCAACTCAGTGGATCAGTGGTCAAATAAGGTCCAATCCTTAGGTGGAAAGATTGTGGTGCCCAAAACGGAAATACCGGGTACGGGATTTTTCGCCTGTATGGAAGATCCAACCGGTGCCCATTCCTACTTATTTGAGCTGGCCCGTTAA
- a CDS encoding VOC family protein, with the protein MIGYVTLGTNDIAKAAQFYDSLFEVLGGSRFMEFESFIAWSTGPDQPSVCVTKPFNGEPATVGNGVMIALMVDSNDKVDEVYKKAIELGAQDEGPAGPRDDIEGFYAGYFRDLDGNKLNVFHMPSP; encoded by the coding sequence ATGATTGGATATGTGACTTTAGGTACAAACGATATTGCTAAAGCAGCCCAGTTTTATGATTCTCTTTTCGAGGTGCTTGGCGGCAGCAGGTTTATGGAGTTCGAAAGTTTTATTGCCTGGAGTACGGGACCCGATCAGCCCAGCGTCTGTGTAACCAAACCCTTCAATGGCGAGCCTGCCACCGTTGGCAATGGCGTCATGATTGCCCTCATGGTAGATAGCAATGACAAAGTAGATGAGGTCTACAAAAAGGCCATTGAGCTGGGTGCCCAAGATGAAGGTCCAGCCGGGCCAAGAGACGACATAGAAGGATTCTATGCGGGCTACTTCCGGGATCTAGATGGCAACAAACTCAATGTTTTTCATATGCCTTCTCCATAA
- the recA gene encoding recombinase RecA: MATHTDASEKQKALDLVMKNVERTFGKGSIMRLGDATRMQIETISTGALTLDLALGGGLPRGRVIEIYGPESSGKTTVALHAIAEIQKTGGVAAFVDAEHALDPVYAAALGVDVSELLVCQPDSGEMALEVVDQLVRSSAVDLVVVDSVAALTPRAEIEGDMGDSHMGLQARLMSQALRKITSNISKSGSTVIFLNQLRQKIGVTYGSPEVTTGGNALKFYASVRLDIRRIQTLKKGTDMFGIRAKVKVAKNKVAPPFRIAEFDILFGQGISTVGCLVDMAEETDVIVRKGAWYSYDGNNIGQGRENTIQYFIDNPEFAESIEQQVRQKLELGAEVSANSITAVEVEEEEAA, from the coding sequence ATGGCCACCCATACTGACGCTTCCGAAAAGCAAAAAGCCCTGGACTTGGTGATGAAAAATGTGGAACGCACCTTTGGCAAAGGGTCGATTATGCGTCTTGGGGATGCCACTCGGATGCAGATTGAAACGATTTCGACGGGGGCTTTGACCCTGGATCTAGCCTTGGGGGGCGGATTACCTAGAGGGCGAGTGATTGAGATCTATGGTCCTGAAAGTTCTGGAAAAACCACTGTAGCGTTGCATGCGATCGCAGAGATTCAAAAAACAGGGGGAGTCGCCGCCTTTGTCGATGCTGAACATGCCCTCGATCCCGTCTATGCCGCTGCTTTAGGTGTAGATGTATCCGAACTCCTGGTTTGCCAACCAGATTCTGGGGAGATGGCCCTGGAAGTCGTCGATCAACTGGTGCGTTCCAGTGCCGTTGATCTCGTGGTGGTGGATTCCGTGGCTGCCCTCACCCCCCGTGCTGAAATCGAAGGGGATATGGGCGATTCCCACATGGGCCTCCAAGCCCGGTTAATGAGCCAAGCCCTGAGAAAAATCACCAGCAATATTTCTAAGTCTGGTAGTACCGTAATCTTCCTCAACCAGCTTCGCCAGAAGATTGGCGTGACCTACGGTAGCCCTGAAGTCACCACAGGCGGAAACGCCCTCAAATTCTATGCTTCCGTTCGCCTCGATATCCGTCGCATTCAAACTCTGAAAAAAGGCACGGATATGTTTGGGATTCGGGCCAAAGTCAAAGTCGCCAAGAACAAAGTGGCTCCTCCGTTTCGGATTGCCGAGTTTGACATTCTGTTCGGCCAAGGCATTTCTACAGTTGGGTGCCTGGTCGATATGGCCGAGGAAACAGATGTGATCGTCCGCAAAGGGGCTTGGTATAGCTACGACGGCAACAATATTGGCCAGGGCCGAGAAAACACGATTCAGTACTTTATCGATAATCCTGAATTCGCTGAAAGTATCGAGCAACAAGTCCGCCAGAAATTGGAGCTAGGGGCTGAAGTCTCTGCCAATTCAATCACGGCGGTGGAAGTCGAGGAAGAAGAGGCCGCATAA